A single window of Anaerohalosphaeraceae bacterium DNA harbors:
- a CDS encoding type II secretion system protein → MVSYNLSNPPVGQARRGKCNLWFKMKSAVQKHSAFTLVELMIVVAILGILAALILPEVQGYSQRAKEAAAKENLRILRDAIERYALDHNGVPPGYPGNDPTKTPSSLFVFSQLTIVNKYLRRIPKNPFNGYSSFYIVNNGTITDGMAITLPHGWVYQPSTKTIKINYTGKDSQGQQYFDY, encoded by the coding sequence ATGGTTTCTTATAATCTGAGTAATCCGCCCGTCGGGCAAGCCCGCCGCGGCAAGTGTAATCTGTGGTTCAAAATGAAATCTGCGGTTCAAAAGCATTCGGCCTTTACGCTGGTGGAGCTGATGATTGTCGTGGCAATCTTAGGCATTTTAGCGGCCCTAATCCTTCCGGAGGTCCAGGGCTATTCTCAGCGGGCCAAGGAAGCCGCCGCCAAAGAAAACCTGCGTATCCTCCGCGACGCCATCGAACGCTATGCCCTCGACCACAACGGCGTACCACCAGGATATCCCGGCAATGACCCTACAAAAACACCAAGTTCCCTCTTTGTTTTTAGCCAGCTTACAATCGTTAACAAATATCTCCGGCGAATTCCAAAGAATCCTTTTAACGGATATTCTTCTTTTTATATCGTCAACAATGGAACCATAACAGATGGCATGGCGATTACATTGCCTCATGGGTGGGTTTATCAGCCGTCAACAAAAACAATTAAAATCAATTATAC
- a CDS encoding TGS domain-containing protein, which produces MPANLTPEYKKADEQYRAATTDEERLLALEEMLRTIPKHKGTEHMQADIKRRISKLRETLESRAKKGGGKHTDLFHIPKSGAGQVALIGTPNSGKSSILAALTNAPVIVADYPFSTDKPVPGMAPFEDIQIQLVDTPPITADYAAPGQVNVYRGADLIAIVIDLSGDVLEQMDICTRYLDSHRLILDENTPAFTESGSPLGRKTFVIATKADIAPAGTLQTLKELTERPFEFIEISTKTGQNLDLLMRRIFEMLDVVRIYAKKPGHEPDFKDPFTLPRGSTVIDLAYKIHRDLAEQLKFARAWGAPGIHDGQNVPRDHVLSDKEIIELHFP; this is translated from the coding sequence GGAGATGCTCCGCACCATCCCCAAGCACAAGGGCACCGAACACATGCAGGCCGACATCAAGCGCCGCATCAGCAAACTGCGCGAAACGCTCGAAAGCCGTGCCAAAAAAGGCGGCGGCAAACATACCGACCTGTTCCATATCCCAAAATCCGGCGCCGGCCAGGTCGCCCTCATCGGCACCCCCAACAGCGGCAAAAGCTCCATTTTAGCCGCCCTCACCAATGCCCCGGTCATTGTCGCCGACTACCCCTTCTCCACTGACAAGCCCGTTCCCGGGATGGCCCCGTTTGAGGACATCCAAATCCAGCTGGTCGATACCCCCCCGATTACCGCCGACTACGCCGCCCCGGGGCAGGTCAATGTCTATCGCGGGGCCGACCTGATAGCTATCGTAATCGACCTGTCCGGCGACGTCCTCGAACAAATGGACATCTGCACTCGGTATCTCGACTCGCACCGGCTGATTCTGGACGAGAATACTCCGGCTTTTACCGAATCCGGCAGCCCGCTCGGCCGCAAAACCTTCGTCATCGCAACCAAAGCCGACATCGCCCCCGCCGGCACATTGCAGACCCTGAAAGAATTAACCGAGCGGCCGTTTGAGTTTATCGAAATCTCGACAAAAACAGGACAGAATCTGGACCTGCTGATGCGGCGAATCTTTGAAATGCTCGATGTAGTGAGGATTTACGCCAAAAAGCCCGGGCACGAGCCGGACTTTAAGGACCCATTTACGCTGCCGCGGGGCTCCACCGTTATCGACCTGGCCTATAAAATCCACCGCGACCTGGCCGAGCAGCTCAAATTCGCCCGCGCCTGGGGCGCCCCCGGCATCCACGACGGCCAGAACGTCCCGCGGGACCACGTTTTGTCCGATAAAGAAATCATCGAGCTGCATTTCCCATAA